One genomic window of Salvia miltiorrhiza cultivar Shanhuang (shh) chromosome 4, IMPLAD_Smil_shh, whole genome shotgun sequence includes the following:
- the LOC131023088 gene encoding uncharacterized protein LOC131023088: MRQRIWLELVKDYDCGINYHPEKANVVADVLSRKNQVELGFLLTQEKNLIREFEKMKLEVVIPPQTAESMIATLSITPDLRSRIVTAQREDEKFEKLRSKIRVEKMDGYHEAADNAIMFEGRLCVPNVEDLNNEIMSEAHDTPYVAHPGSTKIFQSTINMAPYEALYGRKCRSPLYWDEVGERKILGPEAIDEMITIVRQIRQRIKEAQDRQKSYADTRRTEIHFDVGDKVFLKVSPSRGVHRFGVKGKLKPRYIGPYDILDLRYRRVSFLEECTVSQSRPCSL, from the exons ATGCGACAAAGAATATGGCTGGAGTTGGTAAAAGAttacgattgtggaatcaattaccaCCCGGAAAAAGCCAATGTCGTCGCCGACGTGTTAAGCAGGAAGAATCAAGtggagttaggatttctccttactcaagAGAAGAACTTGATCAgagaattcgagaagatgaaattggaggtagtaataccaccccAGACGGCAGAGAGTATGATTGCTACGCTGAGTATTACCCCCGACCTACGATCGAGGATAGTCACAGCGCAGagggaagatgaaaagtttgagAAGCTACGATCAAAGATCCGAGTTGAGAAGATGGATGGATATCATGAAGCGGCAGACAACGCCATCATGTTTGAAGGACGATTGTGTGTGCCTAATGTGGAAGATTTAAAtaatgaaatcatgagcgaagctcatgacacacccTACGTTGCACACCCAGGAAGTACaaaaat CTTCCAATCAACTatcaacatggctccatacgaagccCTTTATGGAAGAAAGTGCAGATCCCCGTTgtattgggatgaagttggagaAAGGAAGATACTTGGTCCCGAGGCCATAGATGAGATGATCACCATTGTCCGACAAATTCGGCAGAGGATTAAAGAAGCGCAAGACCGTCAGAAGTCTTATGCGGACACCAGGAGAACAGAGATTCATTTCGATGTGGGTGACAAAGTTTTTCTCaaagtttccccatctcgaGGAGTGCACCGTTTTGGAGTCAAAGGGAAACTGAAACCAAGATATATTGGACCGTATGATATACTAGACTTGCGTTACCGCCGAGTATCGTTTCTCGAGGAGTGCACCGTTTCTCaaagtaggccctgtagcctatag